The Leifsonia williamsii genome includes a region encoding these proteins:
- a CDS encoding FecCD family ABC transporter permease produces MTGAASASAAGRPPAVAAVTRARGRRVAVIAALAVLIVAVSLLSAAVGQFALGPAEILASLGRRLGLAPTTPDDLYADGALWNVRFPRIVLGLIVGAALGVAGALMQGVFANPLAEPAVVGVSAGAAVGACAAIVFGLQTFGAATVPAAAFVMGIVTTLLVYVLSRAQGRTRVLMLVLTGVAVNAVANAVIALFVFLADTASREQIMFWQLGSLNGANWSAVAVTLPLLIVGVIGASLLARRMDALALGDRSARHLGVPVERVRLLAILLVALLTAAAVSFAGIIAFVGLIIPHLLRLLIGPAHAALLPASALGGALLIGVADVVARTAVPFADLPIGMFTALVGGPVFFVLLRRTIATGERA; encoded by the coding sequence GTGACGGGAGCGGCGTCGGCGTCGGCTGCGGGCCGCCCCCCGGCGGTGGCCGCCGTCACCCGTGCCCGCGGCCGCCGCGTCGCGGTCATCGCGGCGCTCGCCGTTCTCATCGTCGCGGTCTCCCTGCTCTCCGCCGCCGTCGGCCAGTTCGCGCTGGGCCCGGCCGAGATCCTCGCCTCCCTCGGCCGGCGGCTCGGCCTCGCGCCGACGACGCCGGACGACCTCTACGCCGATGGCGCGCTGTGGAACGTGCGCTTCCCGAGGATCGTGCTCGGCCTCATCGTCGGAGCCGCGCTCGGTGTCGCGGGCGCGCTGATGCAGGGCGTCTTCGCCAATCCGCTGGCCGAGCCGGCCGTCGTCGGCGTCTCCGCCGGCGCTGCCGTGGGAGCGTGCGCAGCCATCGTCTTCGGCCTCCAGACGTTCGGGGCCGCGACCGTGCCTGCCGCGGCCTTCGTCATGGGCATCGTGACGACCCTCCTGGTCTACGTGCTGTCGCGTGCACAAGGCCGTACGCGGGTCCTCATGCTCGTCCTGACCGGGGTCGCGGTCAATGCGGTGGCCAACGCGGTCATCGCGCTCTTCGTCTTCCTCGCCGACACCGCGAGTCGGGAGCAGATCATGTTCTGGCAGCTGGGCTCGCTCAACGGCGCGAACTGGTCCGCGGTCGCCGTCACGCTCCCGCTGCTGATCGTCGGGGTGATCGGAGCCTCCCTGCTCGCCCGGCGGATGGATGCGCTGGCCCTCGGCGACCGCAGCGCCCGGCATCTCGGCGTGCCGGTGGAACGGGTGCGGCTCCTCGCCATCCTGCTCGTCGCCCTGCTGACCGCGGCAGCGGTGTCGTTCGCGGGCATCATCGCGTTCGTCGGGCTGATCATCCCGCACCTGCTGCGCCTGCTGATCGGACCGGCGCACGCCGCACTGCTCCCCGCCAGCGCGCTCGGGGGAGCGCTGCTGATCGGCGTGGCCGACGTGGTCGCACGCACGGCGGTGCCGTTCGCGGACCTGCCGATCGGGATGTTCACCGCGCTCGTCGGCGGTCCGGTGTTCTTCGTGCTGCTGCGGCGCACGATCGCGACGGGGGAGCGGGCATGA
- a CDS encoding DNA-methyltransferase, protein MLEALPDAPPPLWHAGAPSTVVLGDNLEVVAGLPDRSFRLIYLDPPFNTGRTQTRRSTTSVRTEGGAGSVIGFGGRSYERIKGDLLRYDDRFDDYWEFLEPRLIEAWRVLADDGTLYLHLDYREAHYAKVLLDALFGRESFLNEIIWAYDYGAKTKNRWPAKHDTILVYVKDPASYYFDSAAVDREPYMAPGLVTPEKAELGKLPTDVWWHTIVSPTGREKTGYPTQKPEGVLRRIVQASSAEGDWVLDFFAGSGTTGAVADALGRRFLLVDSNPAAVGVMRERFAATAPGIRFTE, encoded by the coding sequence ATGCTCGAAGCCCTCCCGGACGCCCCACCGCCGCTCTGGCACGCGGGCGCGCCCAGCACGGTGGTGCTCGGCGACAACCTCGAGGTGGTGGCGGGCCTGCCCGACCGGTCGTTCCGGCTGATCTATCTCGACCCTCCCTTCAACACCGGCCGTACGCAGACGCGGCGCAGCACCACCTCGGTCCGCACGGAGGGAGGCGCCGGCAGCGTCATCGGCTTCGGCGGCCGCAGCTACGAGCGCATCAAGGGCGACCTGCTGCGCTACGACGACCGCTTCGACGACTACTGGGAGTTCCTGGAGCCGCGGCTCATCGAGGCCTGGCGGGTGCTCGCCGACGACGGCACGCTGTACCTGCACCTCGACTACCGGGAGGCGCACTACGCGAAGGTGCTGCTCGATGCGCTGTTCGGGCGGGAGTCGTTCCTCAACGAGATCATCTGGGCCTACGACTACGGCGCCAAGACCAAGAACCGCTGGCCGGCCAAGCACGACACGATCCTCGTCTACGTGAAGGACCCGGCCTCCTACTACTTCGACTCCGCCGCCGTCGACCGCGAGCCGTACATGGCGCCCGGGCTGGTGACCCCCGAGAAGGCCGAGCTCGGCAAGCTGCCGACCGACGTCTGGTGGCACACCATCGTGTCGCCGACCGGCCGCGAGAAGACCGGCTACCCGACCCAGAAGCCGGAGGGCGTGCTCCGCCGCATCGTGCAGGCGTCGAGCGCCGAGGGCGACTGGGTGCTCGACTTCTTCGCCGGAAGCGGCACGACCGGCGCGGTCGCGGACGCACTCGGCCGCCGGTTCCTGCTGGTCGACAGCAACCCCGCGGCGGTCGGCGTCATGCGGGAGCGGTTCGCCGCCACGGCACCGGGGATCCGCTTCACGGAATGA
- a CDS encoding heme ABC transporter ATP-binding protein encodes MPRAGGADGVSGPADAAALGARAGIGAELRGVGVTVGGRRILDGVDLAVRPGELVALIGPNGAGKSTALGVLAGDTVPDDGSALIGGREAHRLRPAELSRLRAVLLQQKGVSFSYPVREVVAMGRMPWARTPQSDDDDAIVAEALEATGTSHLADRDVTTLSGGELARVSLARVLAQRCPIVLLDEPTDALDLGHQEQVLALATGLARAGGALLAVLHDLDLAAAYADRVVLLSGGRVVAEGTPEQVLTADLIGQVYAHPVDVIPHPSTGVPLVLPVRPPAVRRASGTLDR; translated from the coding sequence ATGCCGCGCGCCGGTGGCGCGGACGGCGTGTCGGGACCCGCGGATGCGGCCGCGCTCGGCGCCCGCGCCGGGATCGGCGCCGAGCTGCGCGGGGTCGGCGTCACCGTCGGCGGCCGGCGCATCCTCGACGGCGTCGACCTGGCGGTGCGCCCCGGCGAGCTGGTGGCGCTCATCGGCCCCAACGGCGCCGGGAAGTCCACCGCGCTCGGGGTGCTGGCCGGCGACACCGTTCCCGACGACGGCTCCGCCCTGATCGGCGGTCGGGAGGCCCACCGCCTCCGCCCCGCCGAACTGAGCCGGCTGCGCGCGGTGCTGCTGCAGCAGAAGGGCGTCTCGTTCTCGTACCCTGTGCGCGAGGTCGTGGCGATGGGCCGGATGCCGTGGGCGCGCACGCCGCAGAGCGACGACGACGATGCGATCGTGGCGGAGGCGCTGGAGGCGACCGGCACCTCCCACCTGGCCGACCGCGACGTCACCACGCTCAGCGGCGGGGAGCTCGCCCGCGTCTCGCTCGCCCGCGTGCTGGCCCAGCGCTGCCCGATCGTGCTGCTCGACGAGCCGACCGATGCGCTCGACCTCGGGCACCAGGAGCAGGTTCTCGCCCTGGCGACCGGCCTCGCGCGGGCGGGCGGCGCCCTGCTCGCGGTGCTGCACGACCTCGACCTGGCCGCCGCCTACGCCGATCGCGTGGTGCTGCTGAGCGGCGGTCGGGTCGTCGCGGAGGGGACGCCGGAGCAGGTGCTCACCGCCGACTTGATCGGCCAGGTCTACGCCCATCCGGTCGATGTGATCCCGCATCCGTCGACCGGCGTTCCCTTGGTTCTTCCTGTGCGTCCACCGGCGGTGCGGCGGGCCTCCGGTACCCTGGATCGGTGA
- a CDS encoding GNAT family N-acetyltransferase gives MSLTVENQPDQSRYALLKDGAVIGIAEYDLRDDAIVFTHTEVDPEKREKGMASHLVQTALDDVRDNTRLRVIASCPYVRSWLSEHPDYAGLQRR, from the coding sequence ATGAGCCTGACGGTGGAGAACCAGCCCGACCAGTCCCGCTACGCCCTGCTCAAGGACGGCGCGGTGATCGGGATCGCCGAGTACGACCTCCGCGACGACGCCATCGTCTTCACCCACACCGAGGTCGACCCCGAGAAGCGGGAGAAGGGGATGGCCTCGCACCTCGTGCAGACCGCCCTCGACGACGTGCGCGACAACACGCGGCTGCGCGTGATCGCGTCGTGCCCCTACGTGCGGAGCTGGCTCAGCGAGCACCCCGACTACGCTGGTCTGCAGCGGCGGTAG